In Ureibacillus thermophilus, the genomic stretch GAGTCATTCCTTCGCTCCTCGTGGTCTCGAGAGGGCTCGTCGCAGGAAAGCTTTGAATTTACTTCCTTGAACTTGCTCCGCTTTGCGACTAAGCGTGCGCGACAGGAACTTGCCCCGTCACTCCAATCAATTTTTCGTTATATCAATTTTTTATCAAAACTCTTTCAGCTACCCCTATAATTTTTTGTTTATGTCCCAGCCTCAGTTTTTTATTTTATTTATATTAAATTACTAATTCATCACTGCTTGATTCATTTCTTTCCGAAAAACTTCCATTGCTTGTTCAATTTCCGCTTCATGCCCTAACTCTTGAAGCACTTCTCCGATAGACTGAATAGCCTTTTCCAGCATTTCCGGCGTTGTATTGCCCATATGGCCCATGCGGAATGCTTTCCCTGCTAGATGGGCAAGTGAACCTGCAACGATGATTCCGCGGGATGCGAGTTTATTCCGAAAAGCAGCATCCTCCACGCCTTCCGGATAAATAAAACAACTTAATGTAGGGGCTGCCACTTCTTCATCTGCTAACGGCCGCATGCCATAGGTGCGCATGGCTGCCCGAATGCCCCGACCGTAAGCAATATGCCGTTTTTCTCGTTGTTCCATTCCTTCTTTTAAAACAATTTTTAACGCCTCATTGTATGCATAAATCAAGTTCACCGGCGGAGTAGCAAAATATTTTGACGGGTCTTGCATAATAGGCTTCCAATTTTCAATATCACAGTAGTATGCAGGAATGCGCTCCAATTGTTCCCTCGCTTTTAAGGCCGTTTGATTAAAGGCTACAATAGCAAGTCCCGGCGGTATTCCAATTGCCTTTTGGGAACCAGTCAGCACGACATCCAATTTATAATCAGGATGTCCATAAGTTTTGCTCATATCTTCTTGAATCGCTGCAGTTGCTACAACGCCATCCAAAATGACGAGAGCTCCTGCCCGTTTAATGATGGGAACTAGAGCATCCAAATTTGAAACTACCCCTGTAGATGTATCTGCATGGGTGATGGTTACAGCTTTATAGGAATTGTTCTTTAATGTTTCCTCCACTAATGCAGGATCTACTTGTTTCCCCCATTCGGATTGCAATACATCTACTTGAATATCATAAGCTTTTGCTAAATGTGTGAAACGGTCTCCAAAATAACCATGGCTGATAACGAGTAAACGTTCCCCTTTTCCAACTGTGTTGACAATCGCCATTTCCATCGCCAATGTACCTGAACCTGCAATAACAAACACTTCTCCATCCGTTTGGAATAATTGTTTTGTTTGTTGCAATGCATGTTTATAAACTTCAACAAAGCGCGGATCCGTATGCCCCCTTGTTTCGAACGCCAGCGCATCGTAAATTTCA encodes the following:
- a CDS encoding pyridoxal-phosphate-dependent aminotransferase family protein is translated as MRNQDILLVPGPTPVVDEIYDALAFETRGHTDPRFVEVYKHALQQTKQLFQTDGEVFVIAGSGTLAMEMAIVNTVGKGERLLVISHGYFGDRFTHLAKAYDIQVDVLQSEWGKQVDPALVEETLKNNSYKAVTITHADTSTGVVSNLDALVPIIKRAGALVILDGVVATAAIQEDMSKTYGHPDYKLDVVLTGSQKAIGIPPGLAIVAFNQTALKAREQLERIPAYYCDIENWKPIMQDPSKYFATPPVNLIYAYNEALKIVLKEGMEQREKRHIAYGRGIRAAMRTYGMRPLADEEVAAPTLSCFIYPEGVEDAAFRNKLASRGIIVAGSLAHLAGKAFRMGHMGNTTPEMLEKAIQSIGEVLQELGHEAEIEQAMEVFRKEMNQAVMN